A stretch of Deltaproteobacteria bacterium DNA encodes these proteins:
- the dgt gene encoding dNTP triphosphohydrolase: protein MKPSETIQVPVICDKEYLHQLEEDRLAVYAMKSRRATRRHRIPAEGRSHDYRTEFQRDRDRILHSRAFRRLKHKTQVFLATEGDHQRTRLTHTLEVAQVARTLCRALSLNEDLAEAIALGHDLGHTPFGHIGEAVLHKIMSGQDSLEGLLDIKVSANTGGFRHNFQSLRVVDLLEKRYKGEGLNLTDETRLGIVRHTSLPSDVTYQPFQAQLFTLDSPPFLEAQIVALSDEIAQQTHDMEDGLRTGLVNLERLEKLELIEEVIRRIAVDYSDSHRSFHKQNMLVRGTIHFLVTDILLQTGRRIRAWIKKEGIRSSQDFYKKIGDLPPDLVAFSPRGKKLYGGLKNFVYREIINSYRVNRMDGRAIHFLRSLFMAYYVNPRQLQDWALLRYAQDRNESYLRDIPLTQVEKKIRALQKEPSFLRLLCDHVAGMSDRFAMEEYRKLYLPNMQG, encoded by the coding sequence ATGAAACCTTCAGAGACAATTCAGGTTCCGGTTATTTGCGACAAAGAGTATCTCCACCAGCTCGAAGAAGATCGTCTGGCGGTCTATGCCATGAAGAGCCGTCGGGCCACCCGGAGGCATCGGATTCCCGCGGAAGGTCGCAGTCACGACTACCGGACCGAGTTCCAGCGTGATCGGGACAGGATTCTCCACTCCCGGGCCTTCCGGCGCCTGAAACACAAGACGCAGGTTTTTCTCGCCACCGAAGGGGATCATCAGCGGACCCGGTTGACCCATACCCTGGAGGTTGCCCAGGTGGCCCGGACCCTTTGCCGGGCACTGTCGTTGAACGAGGACCTGGCGGAGGCCATCGCCCTGGGGCATGATCTCGGCCACACCCCCTTCGGACATATTGGTGAGGCGGTGCTCCACAAGATCATGTCCGGGCAGGATTCCCTGGAAGGGCTGCTGGACATCAAGGTCTCAGCGAACACCGGAGGGTTCCGGCACAATTTTCAGAGTCTTCGTGTTGTTGATTTGCTGGAGAAACGGTACAAAGGGGAGGGGCTTAATCTGACCGATGAGACCCGATTGGGAATTGTCAGGCATACGTCGCTTCCTTCCGATGTGACTTACCAGCCTTTTCAAGCGCAACTCTTCACCCTGGACAGCCCCCCGTTTCTCGAAGCCCAGATTGTAGCCCTGTCCGACGAAATCGCCCAGCAGACACACGACATGGAAGATGGTCTCCGGACGGGGCTGGTCAACCTGGAGCGGTTGGAGAAGCTGGAACTGATCGAAGAAGTAATTCGGCGGATTGCGGTGGACTATTCCGATTCTCATCGTTCCTTCCATAAACAGAACATGCTCGTTCGGGGAACGATCCATTTCCTGGTTACGGACATCCTCCTTCAGACGGGCAGGAGGATTCGGGCCTGGATCAAAAAAGAAGGGATCCGTTCCTCTCAGGATTTTTACAAGAAGATCGGGGACCTTCCGCCCGATCTGGTTGCCTTCTCTCCCAGGGGGAAGAAACTCTACGGAGGGCTGAAAAACTTTGTCTACCGGGAGATCATCAACAGTTATCGGGTCAACCGAATGGATGGCCGGGCGATCCATTTTCTGCGGAGTCTCTTTATGGCCTATTACGTTAATCCTCGGCAGCTTCAGGACTGGGCATTGTTGCGTTATGCACAAGACCGAAATGAATCCTACCTGCGGGACATTCCCTTAACGCAGGTAGAGAAGAAGATACGGGCATTGCAGAAAGAACCTTCCTTTCTGCGTCTTCTTTGTGATCATGTCGCCGGCATGAGTGACCGCTTTGCCATGGAAGAGTACCGGAAACTTTATCTGCCGAACATGCAGGGATAG
- a CDS encoding threonine synthase — protein sequence MGYVQGLKCRECGREYPKDPINICEFCFGPLEVVYQYDEIADVLSREKIMARPPDMWRYLELLPLDEAPTVGENVGYTPLVRAENLAHKLGVSELYIKNDAVSFPTLSFKDRVVAVAVSKAKEFGFDTIACASTGNLANAVAACASSAGLKSYVFIPADLEQGKIMGTQVFGTNLVGVEGNYDDVNRLCTEVADQHRWAFVNINLRPFYAEGSKTFGYEIAEQLGWRLPQNVVVPMAGGSLITKLKKSFQEMAKIGLVEESPTKMFGAQATGCSPIVTAVKKGTELFKPVKPDTIAKSLAIGNPADGFYAIRTMTDSGGWGEEVTDDEIIEAIKLLAETEGIFTETAGGVTLGAAKKLIEQGKIPRDESIVVSITGNGLKTQEALVGRLHPHPVIDSRLDSFEALLLENQSRL from the coding sequence ATGGGTTATGTACAGGGTTTGAAATGCAGGGAATGCGGAAGAGAATACCCCAAGGATCCGATCAATATCTGTGAGTTCTGTTTCGGGCCGCTGGAAGTGGTCTATCAATATGATGAGATTGCCGACGTCTTGTCACGTGAAAAGATCATGGCCCGGCCGCCGGACATGTGGCGTTATCTGGAACTGCTCCCCCTGGATGAAGCACCGACCGTAGGAGAGAACGTCGGTTATACGCCTCTCGTCCGGGCGGAAAACCTGGCGCACAAACTCGGCGTCTCGGAACTCTATATCAAGAATGACGCTGTCAGTTTCCCAACGCTCTCCTTCAAGGACCGGGTGGTCGCCGTGGCGGTCTCGAAAGCAAAGGAGTTCGGCTTCGACACGATTGCCTGCGCATCGACGGGGAATCTGGCCAATGCCGTGGCGGCCTGTGCTTCGTCCGCCGGTCTGAAGAGCTACGTCTTCATCCCGGCCGACCTGGAGCAGGGAAAGATTATGGGAACGCAGGTCTTCGGGACGAACCTCGTGGGGGTCGAAGGGAACTATGACGATGTAAACCGGCTCTGTACCGAAGTGGCCGACCAACACCGGTGGGCATTCGTCAACATCAATCTTCGTCCCTTCTATGCGGAAGGATCCAAAACCTTCGGATACGAAATCGCAGAGCAATTAGGGTGGCGGCTTCCGCAGAATGTGGTGGTGCCGATGGCCGGAGGTTCGCTGATCACCAAGCTGAAGAAATCCTTTCAGGAGATGGCGAAGATCGGTCTGGTGGAGGAGAGCCCCACGAAGATGTTCGGAGCCCAGGCGACCGGCTGCTCCCCGATTGTAACGGCCGTGAAGAAAGGGACGGAGCTTTTCAAACCGGTCAAACCGGACACCATCGCCAAATCGCTGGCCATCGGAAATCCTGCGGACGGGTTCTACGCCATCCGGACCATGACCGATTCGGGAGGGTGGGGAGAAGAGGTCACCGACGATGAGATCATCGAAGCGATCAAACTGCTGGCGGAGACGGAAGGGATCTTCACGGAAACCGCCGGCGGGGTCACCCTGGGGGCGGCGAAAAAACTCATTGAACAGGGAAAGATCCCCCGCGACGAATCGATCGTGGTTTCCATTACAGGAAATGGCCTGAAAACTCAGGAAGCCCTCGTCGGCCGGTTGCATCCCCACCCGGTGATCGATTCCAGGCTCGACTCCTTTGAAGCCCTTTTGCTGGAAAATCAGTCCCGGTTATGA
- a CDS encoding nitroreductase family protein has product MFKDLVYRNRSYRRFYEGETVSMQALRKLVDLARHSAAAANLQPLKYLLSCEPEQNARIFPHLAWAGYLKEWKGPAPGERPAAYIVILGDTNIVKDFGCDHGIAAQTILLGAVEKGLGGCMIGSIRREKLRASLEIPDRYKILLVLAIGRPKEKVVIEEVGADGNIRYWRDETDVHHVPKRPLDQIIL; this is encoded by the coding sequence ATGTTCAAGGATCTGGTATACCGGAACCGAAGTTATCGCCGTTTTTATGAAGGGGAGACCGTTTCCATGCAGGCCTTGCGAAAACTGGTCGACCTGGCGCGTCACAGCGCTGCGGCGGCCAATCTGCAACCCCTGAAATATCTTCTTTCCTGCGAGCCGGAACAAAACGCCCGGATCTTCCCCCATCTTGCCTGGGCCGGTTATCTCAAAGAGTGGAAAGGACCGGCGCCGGGGGAACGACCGGCGGCCTATATCGTCATCCTGGGGGATACGAATATCGTCAAGGACTTCGGATGTGATCACGGGATTGCAGCCCAGACGATTCTCCTCGGAGCCGTGGAAAAGGGGTTGGGCGGCTGCATGATCGGCTCGATCCGGCGGGAGAAACTGCGGGCATCCCTGGAAATTCCGGATCGCTACAAAATTCTTCTGGTCCTGGCCATCGGCAGGCCGAAGGAAAAAGTGGTCATCGAGGAGGTCGGGGCTGATGGGAATATCCGCTACTGGCGGGATGAGACGGACGTACACCATGTGCCGAAACGTCCCCTCGATCAGATTATTCTTTAA
- a CDS encoding MoaD/ThiS family protein, protein MSVTIRIPTPLRSLTDGASEVTAEGETVREIISNMEKQYSGIQERICDENEKLRRFVNVYLNDEDIRFLNDLETKIKDGDALSIVPAIAGG, encoded by the coding sequence ATGTCCGTAACAATCAGAATTCCAACGCCGCTTCGATCACTGACCGATGGCGCATCGGAGGTGACCGCTGAAGGGGAAACGGTTCGGGAAATCATTTCGAACATGGAGAAGCAATATTCCGGCATTCAGGAACGAATCTGCGATGAGAATGAGAAATTGCGAAGATTCGTGAACGTCTATCTCAATGACGAGGATATCCGGTTTCTGAACGATCTGGAAACAAAGATCAAGGACGGGGACGCTCTTTCCATCGTTCCCGCCATTGCAGGAGGTTGA
- a CDS encoding AAA family ATPase encodes MYKDYWGLIEYPFENLPNPGYLYKSPLHEEALTRLIYAIESRKGAAMLTGEIGCGKTTISRLLVQRLVKRNYQIALIENPCLESEDFLREILYQFGMETTNESRREMIHRLNDHLYQNLNEGKNSVIIVDEAQLINSEHTFEELRLLLNFQLNDRFLLTLILIGQPELKEKIEHITQLNQRIAIRYHLQALDVKEMVKFIFFRLKKAGARRNMFTNDALRKIYDFSCGIPRKINNICDLSLLIGCGESVNFINSAIVEKSAHGSL; translated from the coding sequence ATGTACAAAGATTACTGGGGCCTCATCGAATACCCCTTCGAAAACCTTCCCAATCCCGGGTACCTCTACAAGTCGCCGCTTCACGAAGAGGCTCTGACCCGTCTGATCTACGCGATTGAAAGCCGCAAAGGTGCGGCAATGCTGACGGGAGAGATCGGCTGCGGGAAGACCACCATCAGCCGGCTTCTTGTCCAACGGCTGGTGAAACGGAACTATCAGATTGCTCTGATTGAAAACCCCTGCCTGGAATCGGAAGATTTTCTCCGGGAAATTCTCTACCAGTTCGGGATGGAGACAACGAACGAATCCAGGCGGGAGATGATTCATCGGTTGAATGATCATCTCTATCAGAACCTCAACGAGGGAAAAAACTCCGTCATCATTGTTGATGAAGCCCAGTTGATCAACAGTGAACACACCTTCGAAGAATTGCGGCTGCTGCTGAATTTTCAGCTCAATGACCGTTTTCTGCTGACGCTGATTCTCATCGGCCAGCCGGAACTGAAAGAGAAGATCGAACATATTACTCAACTCAATCAACGGATCGCCATTCGTTATCACCTCCAGGCTCTCGATGTGAAGGAGATGGTCAAATTCATCTTTTTCCGTCTCAAGAAAGCAGGAGCAAGACGGAACATGTTCACGAACGATGCCCTCCGTAAGATCTATGATTTCAGTTGCGGGATTCCCCGGAAGATCAACAATATCTGTGACTTAAGCCTCCTGATCGGATGCGGAGAGAGTGTCAATTTCATCAATAGTGCAATCGTGGAAAAATCCGCCCACGGTTCTTTATAA
- a CDS encoding M67 family metallopeptidase yields the protein MTALLISPSLLQRIHRQAVREYPQECCGILVGRLGKEKRVEKNFPTKNREHLRGCDRYAIDGRDFLRVDREARKAGREILGFYHSHPDGPSLPSSVDLHRAWNEYSYLIVSVIEGKDPSSRSWVLEPQERSFREERLRIIPRKQFREGSYA from the coding sequence TTGACCGCACTCCTGATTTCCCCCTCTCTTCTTCAACGCATCCATCGGCAGGCCGTCCGGGAATATCCTCAGGAATGTTGCGGAATTCTCGTCGGCCGGTTGGGGAAAGAGAAACGGGTTGAAAAAAATTTTCCGACAAAGAACCGCGAACACCTTCGGGGATGTGACCGTTATGCGATCGACGGAAGAGACTTCCTGCGGGTAGACCGGGAGGCCCGAAAGGCCGGTCGGGAGATCCTCGGCTTTTATCACTCTCATCCCGATGGGCCTTCCCTCCCCTCCTCCGTGGATCTTCACCGTGCATGGAACGAATATTCCTATCTGATTGTTTCAGTCATCGAGGGGAAAGACCCATCGTCAAGGTCCTGGGTTTTGGAGCCGCAGGAGAGATCCTTCCGGGAAGAGCGATTGAGGATCATCCCCCGGAAACAATTCCGGGAAGGGAGTTATGCATAA
- a CDS encoding DsrE family protein: protein MGKSAAIGLLLTSSPESENRRTVMKISEAALRQGHRVRIFLMYDGVYHILRDDFMELADRGVEIILCAYDADQRKVPRREGVLFGSQYDLSEMVAKGDAFLSFH, encoded by the coding sequence ATGGGCAAGTCCGCTGCGATCGGTCTTCTGCTGACCTCCAGCCCGGAAAGTGAAAATCGCCGGACCGTGATGAAGATCTCGGAAGCGGCCCTCCGGCAGGGGCACCGGGTCCGGATCTTTCTGATGTACGACGGGGTCTACCATATTCTCCGGGACGATTTCATGGAACTTGCGGACCGGGGGGTGGAGATTATTCTCTGTGCCTACGATGCCGACCAAAGAAAAGTGCCCCGCCGGGAGGGGGTCCTCTTCGGCAGTCAGTATGATCTGTCGGAAATGGTCGCGAAGGGCGATGCGTTCCTCTCCTTTCACTGA
- a CDS encoding FeS-binding protein produces MKRKVYLTFPPKLIREPLIYHVGHKFNVVTNIRCASVTDEIGVVGLELEGEPEEIGRAMEYLKSQDVRVEPVVMDVIE; encoded by the coding sequence ATGAAACGTAAAGTTTATCTGACCTTTCCCCCCAAACTGATCCGGGAGCCGCTGATCTATCATGTGGGTCACAAGTTCAATGTGGTGACCAACATTCGTTGTGCCAGTGTGACCGACGAGATCGGGGTTGTCGGGCTGGAATTGGAAGGGGAACCGGAAGAGATCGGCCGGGCCATGGAATACCTGAAGTCACAGGACGTGCGGGTCGAACCGGTCGTAATGGATGTGATCGAATAG
- a CDS encoding FeS-binding protein, which yields MAKKMISLTFSDELIQEPVIYRIGHEFKVVTSIFQAAVTEQEGWVLLELEGEEKEIERAVSFLRTMHVNVEERN from the coding sequence ATGGCGAAGAAAATGATCAGTCTGACCTTTTCCGACGAGTTGATTCAGGAACCGGTCATCTATCGGATCGGTCACGAATTCAAGGTGGTGACCAGCATCTTTCAGGCGGCGGTAACGGAACAGGAAGGATGGGTCCTCCTGGAACTGGAGGGTGAGGAAAAGGAGATCGAGCGCGCAGTCTCGTTTTTACGAACGATGCACGTGAACGTGGAGGAACGCAACTGA
- the moeB gene encoding molybdopterin-synthase adenylyltransferase MoeB, whose protein sequence is MFDFSEDEIKRYSRHILLPEVGGAGQKKIRDARVLMIGGGGLGAPVGYYLAAAGVGKIGIVDGDHVELSNLQRQVVHSMTDLGKNKALSAKETLEALNPAVEVTTYQERVTSKNILEILQGYDIVVDGSDNFPTRYLVNDACVLTGKPLSYGAVFRFTGQVMTILPGEGPCYRCLFREPPPPGMTASCEEAGVLGVLPGVIGLLQATEVLKLILKTGKLLQGRMLNYEALEMEFRTIKVRKDPGCPVCGEHPTITELIDYEEFCRVNF, encoded by the coding sequence ATGTTTGACTTTTCGGAAGACGAAATCAAGCGCTACAGCCGGCATATTCTTCTCCCGGAGGTCGGGGGAGCAGGCCAGAAAAAGATCCGTGATGCCCGTGTGTTGATGATCGGAGGCGGAGGTCTCGGGGCGCCGGTAGGTTACTATCTCGCCGCCGCAGGCGTGGGAAAGATCGGGATTGTCGACGGCGACCACGTGGAGTTGAGCAACCTGCAACGGCAGGTGGTACACAGCATGACGGACCTGGGGAAGAACAAGGCACTCTCCGCCAAAGAAACCCTGGAAGCGCTGAATCCGGCCGTGGAGGTAACGACCTATCAGGAGCGGGTGACCTCAAAGAATATTCTGGAGATCCTTCAGGGCTATGACATTGTTGTCGACGGGAGCGACAATTTTCCGACCCGCTATCTTGTCAATGACGCCTGTGTCCTGACCGGCAAGCCCCTCTCCTACGGAGCGGTCTTCCGTTTTACCGGTCAGGTCATGACCATTCTCCCCGGAGAGGGTCCCTGTTATCGCTGTCTCTTCCGGGAGCCGCCCCCGCCGGGGATGACGGCCTCCTGTGAAGAAGCGGGGGTTCTCGGGGTTCTCCCCGGCGTGATCGGTCTGCTTCAGGCGACGGAAGTTCTGAAGCTGATCCTGAAGACGGGAAAACTTCTGCAGGGCCGGATGCTGAATTACGAGGCGCTGGAAATGGAGTTCCGGACCATCAAGGTGCGGAAAGATCCCGGCTGCCCCGTCTGCGGGGAGCATCCGACCATTACGGAATTGATCGATTATGAAGAATTCTGCCGGGTAAACTTCTGA
- a CDS encoding DsrE family protein — translation MKELVILLRKPPLERMFISEMLRMSLGMTLSGNRVKIVLAEEGVFLLQAPAPERIGLSEIHRHVRTLRELGCPFLAEKESMAERSIVETVFPVTRENRRTLGKILAGSDLVIGC, via the coding sequence ATGAAAGAGCTCGTCATACTTCTACGGAAACCGCCCCTGGAACGAATGTTTATCTCGGAAATGCTCCGCATGTCCCTGGGGATGACGCTTTCCGGGAATAGGGTCAAGATCGTGCTGGCCGAAGAAGGGGTCTTTCTCCTGCAGGCCCCGGCACCGGAGAGGATCGGTTTGTCCGAAATTCACCGCCATGTGCGGACTCTCCGGGAATTAGGGTGTCCCTTTCTGGCGGAGAAGGAGTCAATGGCGGAGCGGAGCATCGTCGAGACCGTCTTCCCCGTAACCCGGGAGAATCGTCGTACCCTCGGCAAGATCCTTGCCGGGAGCGATCTTGTAATCGGCTGTTGA
- a CDS encoding Rrf2 family transcriptional regulator produces MKLSTRGRYGTRFMLDLALHFGEGPILLREVSKRQEISVKYLEQLVTPLRVGGLVKSTRGPHGGYHLARSPAEIDLYTIITVLEGAFSLTECVADRSFCQRSDRCVTRDIWGEVNEKIVNHLKSITLEDVAEREKKRESLSRDMYQI; encoded by the coding sequence TTGAAACTTTCAACACGGGGACGATACGGCACACGATTCATGCTCGATCTTGCACTTCATTTCGGAGAAGGCCCGATCCTCCTTCGAGAGGTTTCGAAACGGCAGGAAATCTCCGTGAAGTATCTGGAGCAGTTGGTCACTCCCTTGCGGGTCGGCGGTCTGGTCAAGAGTACCCGGGGGCCGCACGGCGGTTATCACCTGGCAAGGTCACCCGCTGAAATTGATCTCTACACGATTATCACCGTGCTGGAAGGCGCCTTCAGCTTGACGGAGTGTGTGGCAGACCGCTCTTTCTGCCAACGGTCGGACCGGTGTGTGACCCGTGATATCTGGGGCGAAGTCAATGAGAAGATCGTGAATCATCTGAAATCAATCACTCTGGAAGATGTTGCGGAGCGAGAAAAAAAGCGGGAGAGTCTTTCCCGGGATATGTATCAGATCTAA
- a CDS encoding sulfurtransferase TusA family protein: MNDPYKIDRELDIKGEVCPYTFVKTKLALETLSAGEILRIIVDHQPATENVPRSLRGEGHEVLEVSAVNETDWQIIAKKK; encoded by the coding sequence ATGAACGATCCATACAAGATCGACAGGGAACTGGACATCAAAGGAGAAGTCTGTCCCTACACCTTCGTCAAGACGAAACTGGCGTTGGAGACCCTCTCGGCCGGCGAGATACTGAGAATCATCGTGGACCATCAGCCCGCCACGGAAAACGTGCCCCGCAGTCTCAGGGGGGAGGGACACGAGGTGCTGGAAGTCAGCGCCGTCAACGAAACGGACTGGCAAATAATTGCAAAGAAAAAGTGA
- a CDS encoding PLP-dependent cysteine synthase family protein, with protein sequence MMTEHTRPPLKHRGIYNNITELIGDTPLVRLNHVIEPKKDRIACAKLEFFNPVGSIKDRTAFGMITGAIEDGDLKPETTCVEPTSGNTGVALSVFLNLLGYKKPVITSGEQIPAGKKALLTLTTSSMDLSPDDACPRFPGEGAIAAAFGYKNLPDHMVPYQYGNRHNPEIHFQTTGPEIWAQTAGKITHFISGVGTGGTITGVGRYLKEKNPEIRIISVEPSEQSHEFYGLRNTEYTMKPEIYDESIIDEKILVDSDDAYRTLVEMICREGIVAGPSSGMTVYGMKVLEERGEKGLWVAIVADEFFRYTNEILRKLRKFLPPTP encoded by the coding sequence ATGATGACAGAGCATACCAGACCACCGCTGAAACATCGGGGGATCTACAACAACATCACCGAGCTGATCGGGGACACTCCTTTGGTGCGCCTGAATCATGTTATTGAACCGAAGAAGGATCGGATCGCCTGCGCGAAACTGGAATTTTTCAACCCCGTGGGATCGATCAAGGACCGGACCGCTTTCGGCATGATTACCGGCGCCATTGAAGATGGTGATTTGAAGCCGGAGACCACCTGTGTCGAACCGACATCGGGAAACACGGGGGTGGCCCTCAGCGTTTTTCTGAACCTTTTAGGATACAAGAAGCCGGTGATCACCTCGGGGGAGCAGATCCCCGCCGGCAAGAAGGCGCTGCTGACCCTGACGACCTCCTCGATGGATTTAAGCCCCGATGACGCCTGCCCCCGTTTCCCCGGAGAAGGAGCCATTGCCGCCGCCTTCGGTTACAAGAACCTGCCCGATCATATGGTTCCCTATCAGTATGGAAATCGTCATAATCCGGAGATCCATTTTCAAACGACGGGACCGGAGATCTGGGCGCAGACGGCCGGAAAGATCACCCACTTCATCAGCGGCGTCGGCACCGGGGGCACCATCACCGGGGTGGGCCGATACCTGAAGGAAAAGAACCCGGAGATCAGGATCATCTCCGTGGAACCGAGTGAGCAGAGCCACGAGTTTTACGGTCTGCGCAACACGGAATACACGATGAAGCCGGAGATCTATGATGAATCGATCATCGATGAAAAAATCCTCGTCGACTCCGACGATGCCTATCGCACCCTGGTGGAAATGATATGCCGGGAAGGGATTGTCGCAGGGCCTTCCTCCGGGATGACCGTCTACGGAATGAAAGTTCTGGAAGAGCGGGGCGAAAAAGGACTCTGGGTCGCCATCGTTGCCGACGAATTTTTCCGCTATACCAACGAGATCCTCAGGAAACTCCGCAAGTTTCTCCCTCCAACTCCCTGA
- the glgP gene encoding alpha-glucan family phosphorylase, with the protein MNDYFVKIAYFSMEVGLEEDVPTYSGGLGILAGDTLKSCADLHLPVVGMTLLQGKGYFIQKLDAKGNQSEEPVNWDPSFSMKQLPYRVKVRIGGREVAIQAWRYMIRGETDAAVPVYFLDTNVEDNHPEDREITSYLYGGDHAYRFKQEIVLGIGGVRMLRAMGYDRLTTYHMNEGHASLLTLELLRENEKSPEAVWFEQARWDPESVKDLCVFTTHTPVPAGHDRFENDLVKKLLGEKKENLQGEEDPYLIHKIPFEVVDNLSGKGKFNMTLLALNLSRYANGVAKKHGQVSKEMFPEYEIDSITNGVHVRTWMSKEFQALMDKYVRGWKTDSFMLRQAMGIPPEEVWTAHQQCKKKLFDYIHRTTGVDLDPEVLTIGFARRAAAYKRGDLLFRDIKRLKEILEKAGKFQLVYAGKAHPRDEPGKALIRKIIQHSHELADTIPIVYLENYDFALGRLLTSGVDVWLNNPKRPQEASGTSGMKATLNGVINFSVLDGWWIEGHREGITGWSIGPRPSSVPPGADTDALDVQDLYEKLEEVILPTYYHKREDWIGIMLNGISLNGSFFNTNRMMLQYVSSAYLRRLG; encoded by the coding sequence ATGAATGATTATTTTGTCAAGATTGCCTACTTCAGTATGGAAGTAGGGTTGGAGGAGGATGTGCCTACCTACAGCGGGGGGCTGGGGATTCTGGCGGGGGATACGTTGAAATCCTGTGCGGATCTGCATCTTCCGGTCGTGGGAATGACCCTTCTGCAGGGAAAAGGTTATTTCATCCAGAAGCTGGACGCAAAGGGTAACCAGAGTGAGGAACCGGTGAACTGGGACCCCTCTTTTTCGATGAAACAGTTGCCTTACAGAGTCAAGGTCCGGATCGGCGGCCGGGAGGTCGCAATCCAGGCCTGGCGCTACATGATCCGGGGGGAAACGGATGCCGCCGTTCCGGTCTATTTTTTAGACACCAATGTGGAAGACAATCATCCCGAGGATCGTGAGATTACCTCCTACCTTTATGGGGGGGACCATGCCTACCGGTTCAAACAGGAAATCGTTCTGGGGATCGGCGGAGTACGGATGTTGCGGGCCATGGGATATGACCGCCTGACCACCTATCACATGAACGAAGGCCATGCGAGTCTTTTGACCCTTGAGCTGTTGCGTGAGAACGAAAAGTCCCCGGAAGCGGTCTGGTTTGAACAGGCGCGGTGGGACCCGGAGTCCGTCAAAGATCTCTGTGTTTTTACGACCCACACTCCGGTGCCGGCGGGGCATGACCGTTTTGAGAATGACCTGGTCAAGAAACTGCTCGGGGAGAAGAAGGAAAACCTGCAGGGGGAGGAGGACCCCTATCTCATTCACAAGATCCCCTTTGAGGTCGTCGATAATCTGAGCGGCAAGGGGAAATTCAATATGACACTTCTGGCGCTGAACCTGAGCCGCTATGCCAACGGGGTGGCCAAGAAGCATGGACAGGTGTCGAAAGAAATGTTTCCGGAATATGAGATCGATTCCATCACGAACGGTGTCCATGTACGGACCTGGATGTCAAAGGAGTTCCAGGCACTCATGGATAAGTATGTCCGGGGATGGAAGACCGACTCTTTCATGCTGCGCCAGGCCATGGGGATCCCTCCGGAGGAGGTCTGGACGGCCCATCAGCAGTGCAAGAAAAAACTCTTCGATTATATTCACCGGACGACCGGTGTCGATCTGGATCCGGAGGTGCTGACCATTGGTTTCGCTCGCCGGGCGGCCGCCTACAAACGGGGGGACTTGCTCTTCCGGGATATTAAACGGCTGAAAGAAATCCTGGAGAAGGCGGGGAAATTTCAGTTGGTTTATGCCGGGAAGGCCCATCCCAGGGATGAACCGGGCAAGGCCCTGATTCGGAAAATCATTCAGCATAGTCATGAACTGGCCGACACGATTCCTATCGTCTATCTGGAGAACTACGACTTTGCACTGGGAAGATTGTTGACCTCCGGCGTGGATGTCTGGCTTAACAACCCGAAACGCCCTCAGGAGGCCTCCGGGACCAGCGGGATGAAGGCGACCCTGAACGGAGTCATCAATTTCAGCGTACTCGACGGCTGGTGGATCGAAGGACATCGTGAAGGGATTACCGGCTGGTCGATCGGCCCGAGGCCGTCCAGCGTTCCACCGGGGGCCGATACGGATGCCCTGGATGTACAGGACCTTTATGAAAAACTGGAAGAGGTGATTTTGCCCACCTATTACCACAAACGGGAAGACTGGATCGGGATCATGCTCAACGGGATCAGTCTGAACGGATCTTTCTTTAACACCAACCGGATGATGTTGCAGTATGTTTCCAGCGCCTACCTGAGAAGACTGGGCTGA